One segment of Streptomyces sp. NBC_01463 DNA contains the following:
- a CDS encoding TetR/AcrR family transcriptional regulator: MARPRKPLLSRDRIVETASALVDAEGLDAVSTRRLAAELGVSGPSLYNHFRNKDEILDAVADAVSAQVDLSMFDESDSRDWRAALHDWALSYRAALAAHPHIVPVLAQGPGRRPAGLRVADAVFGAMVRAGWPPAQATYIGALMRYFITGSALGSFARGFVDDETAYDPADYPHLGQAHLLAERRQKVDEGAFETGLRALVDGLALQYAPPAHEVR; this comes from the coding sequence ATGGCCCGCCCGCGCAAGCCCCTCCTCAGCAGAGACCGCATCGTCGAGACGGCGAGCGCCCTCGTGGACGCCGAGGGGCTCGACGCCGTCTCGACCCGCCGCCTGGCGGCCGAGCTGGGGGTCAGCGGGCCGTCGCTCTACAACCACTTCCGCAACAAGGACGAGATCCTGGACGCGGTCGCCGACGCCGTCTCCGCACAGGTCGACCTGTCGATGTTCGACGAGTCGGACAGCCGTGACTGGCGGGCCGCCCTGCACGACTGGGCGCTCTCCTACCGTGCGGCCCTCGCCGCGCATCCGCACATCGTCCCGGTGCTCGCCCAGGGCCCGGGACGCCGCCCGGCCGGCCTGCGGGTCGCCGACGCGGTGTTCGGCGCCATGGTCCGCGCGGGCTGGCCGCCCGCCCAGGCCACGTACATCGGCGCCCTGATGCGCTACTTCATCACCGGCTCGGCCCTCGGCTCGTTCGCCCGGGGCTTCGTGGACGACGAGACGGCGTACGACCCGGCCGACTACCCGCACCTGGGCCAGGCCCACCTGCTCGCGGAGCGCCGCCAGAAGGTCGACGAGGGTGCCTTCGAGACCGGGCTGCGGGCGCTGGTCGACGGACTCGCCCTGCAGTACGCACCACCGGCGCACGAGGTGCGGTAG